A region of the Callithrix jacchus isolate 240 chromosome 5, calJac240_pri, whole genome shotgun sequence genome:
CAGCCTAAGTGAATGGCCTGGGTTTTGTGtgatgggggaggggggagaggagggTGCAGATGTGGGGTGGCCTTCACTGCCAGGCCCACCCACCACTCTCTAGGGCATTGAATCAGCTCCCAAGGATCAGGAAGAAAAACTCTTCTCAGGCCAGGAGTCCATTTGGCCCCAAGGCCACTGCACAGTGGCAAAGGGggtcagggtctcactgtctccctGTCTTCTGCCTGAGCTGCTTCTGGCTTTGGAAAGGGTTTGGGGATGGGAAAGGCCATATAATCCTCTCTCCAGGGCTGAAAACCAGCTACTGAGGGGCCATTTTTGAATGTATTCAGTGCTAAAATGCAAAGGCAGGCTGCCATGacattcctttctcctcctcagctTGAGCAAGCCTGGGAAACCCCTCAGCCTTCTGGGACAGTTTGGGGTACTGATGGGAGGGAGATGGTGCTGATCATAAAGCCAGAGGATGCTGCTGCCAGCCTGGTCCCACATTGCTAGTCCTAAACTTCAGACCATCTTTGTCGTGCCTCTTCCACAGAAGAGGGAAAATGGAGGGTGCTTTAGAAGAGGCCGAACAGGAGGCCAGACACTCCCTCTACCTTCTCTAATGTTTTCTAAGAGAGAACGCAATCATGAGATGGGGAGAAAGCAGCCCATCCCTATGCTACTCTTCCAGGACTTTTCCCCCCAACACCTTGGGTTTGGGTCTCCAGGTTTCTAAACACTGTATATAAATAGAGTCGAGTTGAAGGACTGCAACTCAAGTTTCCCAATGTGGAGGTCTATGAGCCCCAGACATGAAAAAGTCGGAACTTGACTGTATTTGAAGAAGAATCTGTTGAGGGAGGAGGGCAGAGCAGTGGCTTGGAAGAGGGGTGCACCGTGCTGAATGTGTTTGTTGATCATGCTAAGTCCAGGTCCCCAACCTCCTCCAGTTTCCTTAATGAATTAAGGACCAGTGGGACCAGAAACCCCATCATGTGGGTTCAGGGGCCAGCGGCAGCATCCTAGTGGTAGGCTCAGCAAGGCGTCATCCTTATTTCAGTGATAATTCATTGTTCTTGATAACTGGACTTTAAGAAATAGAGGAGCAAAATTAAGAAAGTATTCCTTGGGGTGGGAGGAAACCCTCCTCATCCTGCCAGCAGCAGCTACAAATGATAAGGATGCACAAGAACTCATTTCAAACATAccaggatttttttatttttcagtgtaaaAATCAAGCATGATAAATGTAGAAAACTATCAGCAGGGCTACTTCTTACAGGGTTCTGGCAAGGGCTAGCATTGCTACATTTCAGAAGCTGACTTTCTTTAAACCATCTTTACAAAGGAGTAAACTTCACAGTGCTACACATGGTCAGACTCCAGGTAGAACTCCATAGGAGTGACAAGGGAAAGTCATTACTGGGCAGGGAGGGCACTTCTGAGAAACGAAGATGAGAGGAGAGGCTGTGAGCACAGGCTGTGTCAAAACGCAGGGCAAGGGCTCCCTCCCGCTTTCCTTCCCAATGGGAAGGCCACCCTGAGCCCCAAACCGCATTCTGTTCCTCTCTCGTCATTCTGCAGACAATGGTCATCCACAGACCACATGTGTGGTGGCTCTGGaaaccagaaatttaaaataagctaTGGTTTTTCCAGTAGCCAAAATGATCCTGCAACAAAGCTCATAGACAGAACCTGAGCATGCAAAACCACAGTCTGGGGAAGGGATGTCTGCTTTGTAAATGACCTGCTAATTCTTTGCAACCCACAGTAATTTGGTTTTTGTGAACCCACAGAAGCAGGCCCACCAAAAAGGGCCTTGTCTGCTAGCCTGGAGTATACATGAGTCACTGGTGGTGGGATCAGTCATTTTTAAGGCTGCCCCATTTtcctaacattttaaaacatgtgtTCTCAGTCTTTTCAAGAGAGGAAGAAGCAAAGCTGCACTTACATTCAGAGTGTGAAATAGAACTCATAGATGTGTGGCAAGGGCTTGGGGAAGGTGGGTGGCATCTTGGGACTCATCTCTAGGTTTTCTGGAGTAGGGTCCATGGAGAGATGAACAGTGAGAACCACTTGAAGAAGCTCAAGTTCCACGGGGGAACTAACGGTTGAGGACTCACAGACAGTGAGGGAGCAAAGCACTTTGATTTCCCTGGGTGCGACACCATGAAGTGTCTGCAGCACGTGGTTAGCTCACATTGGTTCCAAGGGTCAGCAGATCTGCCCTTGTGCATTAAAACAACATGAAAGAAACTGTGTTAGAGATCAGTTACCTCCATAATTCATTTGTCAAGGAATTACTATTATGATCTAGTATGGTCTTTGGATATTTTTCATGTCTTTAAATTTAGGTCATGGTACATACAGTGGAAAATTTACAACGATCCCACATAATCCACACACCTCTCAAAGGTAACATTAGCTCTCATACAAAATTATGGAAAACCTCACAACATCCTTGGAAGGTATATTCTTACAAAAATTTAATATACTCATTAACATTCCTATTTCAAATAGCTCAATCACTATCAACACATAAGACAGTCCACTCTGGTAATACAGTATTAAGAAGAAACTCAGTCTGGccgcagaggctcatgcctgtaaccccaaagtgttggaggctgaggtgggtagactacttgaggccaggaattcaagaccagcctgggcaatatggggagacccagtctctaccaaaggtacaaaaattagcgggtgtggtggtgcatggctgtagtctcagctagttgggaggctgagactggaggatcgctcgttgcttgagcccaggaggttgaggctgcaagtgagccatgactgcgccactgcactcagcctgggcaacagatcaaggctttgtctcaaaaaaaaaaaaaaaaaaggaaacttgcaTCCAGTTTCTTCAAAGTGCAAAAACCTGTGTATCTTGACAACGCTGGTGGGGCACAGACTATCTACAGCTGGGGCGAGGGAGAAGCGCAGTCTTATGTTATTTTACAAGCTTTCAGAAATTCAAAGCCCACAATCCTCCTTCAGGCTCTTCTGAGTCCACAGTCCTAATGGGTCAGGAGTCCCAACCCTGGGCTCATTCTCAGAACCATTCAGTCGTGCAGCCTTGGAGAATAGAGTCCTTTTGCTGAGACGGCCCAGGTCCAGCCGTGGGTTTCAGATCAAAATTGTCCTCCTTTATCATCACTTATATCCCAGATCATTCTCCTTGTCTGACCTCTGGATATAGAGGTTTTTTGAACTATACTTTCTGTGTGAACACAAAAATAGTTTCCAATTCTCTAAAAGATGAGGTAtcactctatgtcttttttttcttctgttcctggTGCTAACTTTTAGGACAAAGTTTCACcactcccttttcttcttccttcttgagCTCACAAGTCCCAGTGCTGGGGCTTTGAGTCCTCAGATGGCCAACTTCTTTCACAAATCTTGAGTGTCCCAGAGTTTCCAAATCTCTGCTAGAGTCCAACATGCCTCCTTTCAGTGGGGTACGCTTTAAAATgaggactttattttatttttgagatggagtttcactgttgttacccagactggagtgcaatggcacgatcttggctcaccgcaacctccgccttctgggttcaagcaattctcctgcctcagcctcccgagtagctgggactacaggcatgcaccaccatgcccagctaatttttgtatttttagtagagatggggtttcacattgttgaccaggatggtctcgatctcttgatccacctgcttcggcctcccaaagtgctgggattataggtgtgagccactgaaaaTGAGGACTTTAAAGAAACAGTTCCATTGTGGTCTTACCACCTGGGATTATATATAACAGAAGTactgctttttttccttaaaacttttttttttttccttaagacggagtctcactctgttgcccaggctggaatgtagtggtgcaatctcggctcactgcttcctctacctcctgggatcgagtgattctcccacctcagcctcctgagtagctgtgattacaggcgcgcaccaccgtgcctggctaatttttgtatttttagtagagacgggatttcaccatgttggtcaggctggtctcgaactcctgacctcgtgatctgcctgcctcagcctcccaaagtgctgggattacaggcatgagccaccgtgccaggccctcCTTAAAACATTCTAAACCTCACATTCaatagggggtggggggggcaggaAATAGGAGAATAATAGTCATACAGATGTTACCCGGAAAAACTTTATGTTCTGTCTGTTCCTCATGGAACAAagccaaaaaggaaaactttatgTTGATGTGAGATTTGACACAGTGTTTCAACTGagcaaaattttgtgtttttaaacatttctgtttGCCAAAGGAATCTGGctgtggctgggctcagtggctctcgcctgtaaccccagcactttgggaggctgaggttggtggattgcttgagcccaggggttcaagaccagcctacgcagcatggtgaaacaacatctctgcaaaaaagtacaaaaaaattagctgtgcctggtggcatgcctatagtcccaactacttgggaggctgaggtgggaggattgtttgagtgagcctaggaggtcaaaaTCTGAGGTTATTTTCTATCTGGACCATTTTGAGTATGGGCCTAACAAAATGTTAAGCACTgcatttaaaaggtaaaaagtgTTGTCACTGACAAAGTGAGAAGCTGTGTCAGGAACGGCTTAGAATGAGTCACAAAGCGCAAGATTAGCTGGCTTATCGGAGCCAAGGCAAATGTCTTTTTGGGGAAAGATTTCAGAAATCTAAAGACTGATGagttcattctctcttttttttcctagtagTGGTGGTGGGGGTTCATGGGAGAGACACTTCTAGTTCTCTCTCCATAGAAAGTACCGATGCAACACTTCAAACAGTGACCAAAAACATTTGGAAAGGTGGGTACAGTTtgtgcctgcctgtaattccagctacttgggaggctgaggcaggaggatttcttgagcacaGAGTTTGAGTCTGGCCtacacaacatagtgagaccctgtcctctaaaatatatatatatatatatatatatatatatatatttaatacacttggagcatttgttctgtttcttttccaCCCTCAGCCCAATTCTGTCACCTTGGCTGCAAGGAAACTTTTCATGGGTTTGGCTGTTCCTCAGATCATGGCCTCCTGGGTGTATGGTGGAAGGCTGGTGGGAAATGAAGCAGAGGGGCTAGGCGGCTTGTGTTCAGAGGGAGTCTGCATGAGAAACTACAGGTCCTGCCTGGCACTGCTCCAGGGCTTCAGTGCCCAGCAATGGCAgatgcttgaactcaggagggagaggttgcagtgagctgagatcatgacactgcacttcagcctgggccacagagcaagactctgtctcaaaaaaaaaaaaaagttggtctcCTCTGCAAAGACTTGAACACTAATCTGATGGAAAGGCTTCCTTTCCCTAGTTTTCTCTTTTACTAATCCCTGCCTCCAAATTCTCTTTCTCTTGTCCCCTGAAGAACCAACAGGATGTGTGATATTTCAAGAACATAATGAGCAACTCCTCTTTCACAATGGGAATAAGCAATCTGGCATAGCTTGGAGTCTAGTATTACGGAAATACAGTGATATATTGAAGACTACACACCAAAATACATCCATTCCTTTAGCTGAAATCTCAAACATGTTGGGACTGTTGCCATGGAATTTCATAAAAccctttttcctgagacagacGCCATGCCACAAAGAAGGATAAGCTATTTGTGCAGTCTGAGGTGGAGCATTTTAATTACTGGCAGCACACGGCCGAGTTGAGTTTGAGCCGAATGCATAAGCCCTTTAGAAATAAAACACTAATCTACCAGGAATTTGGGATTCTTGGCTCTGGTAGAAATGTTCACAAAGCTGACTCTTAATTTGTAAACAGGCTCCATGAAGTTGTCTCTGGAAGCAGAATTTATTTTCCCTAACataatttcttaaaaaggaaaaaaaaaaggctttggtAAACAGCTGCATTTGCCAATTTGTGTGTACGCTTTGGGGCAAGATCAAaatacctttgttttttttcctctccaccaCCTTCTTCCCATTCACAACTCAGTGATTAAAGGAAAAACTTAACACACCATTTTCATACCAAAGGAATGTGAAGCACGTATTCATATAAATACTCCTCTGCTTAATATATTCATACATTAGGAGGTTTAAACAATAACCTGTGGTTACTGCGTAATCACATAATAATTTAAAGCTAGAAGGGACCTACGAGAACATTTAAATCCaattcctattttacaaatgaggaaactgaggttttttgttttttttttgagacagggtctcactctgtcacccagactggagtgtagcagggccatctccgctcactgaaacctctgcctcccagattctcctgtctcagcctcccaaatagctgggattacaggcatatgccattactgcctagttaatttttgtatttttagtaaagacagggttttaccatgtgggccaggctggtctcaaactcttgacctcaaacgatgtgcccacctcagcttctcaaagtgttggaattacaggtgtgagccactgagcctggcaggAAATGAAGTTTCAAGAGttaaatgaggctgggtgcggtcgctcacacctgtaatcccagcacttaaggaggctgaggcaggctgattgcttgggcccaggagttcaagaccagcagcatgggcaacatagtgagacccctgtctctacaaaaggtacaaaaattatccagacatgatggtgcatgcctgtagtcccagtactcaagaggctgaggtgggaggatcacctgagcctggggaggtcaaggctgcagtgagccatgattgcaccactgcactccagcctgggcaacagagtgagatcctgtctaaaaaaaaaattaaatgatttactcaaagtcacatagctaattAGCAGATTTTGTGACTCCCTATTCCAGTGCTAATTTTACAATGATAATAGCACTCCTCCTGATAGTATGTCCACATTGTGAGGGGCAAGGATGActtatacatttgtcaaactGTGATCAGACTTTCAGGAATTTTCATGGAATACAGCAGTTCCATTTAAATAGGTAGAAATGGGCCAAAGCCTGCCTGATCAAGGAGGGCCTGTCAGTAGAGGTGTCCCTCTTCACCCCATCCTGGAGCTCAGCTCCGATCTGAACACACATGGCGTCTATCTCCAATTCCTCTCCTGTGGGTGGGGGGGAGGCTaagccacactttttttttttttttttaatggaaaaaaatcactggTAAATTGGTTTTGGGTCTGTATTACCAATTCTCCATGAACTCTTTCAGGAACTTTTAGgtagctgtttttttgtttgtttgtttgtttgttttgttttttttttttctttgccaatcagtttgagcttatgaggttgctcaggttagccttgaactgatgacctcgccttcgcaagcgccatgacctccggcgggagccactttggaccccgagccgttttttttttctattggtgCTGCCAAACCATTTCCCCCTTTGTCATACACTTGTTCTTCCAACCTTGACCAAAGGAAAGGGATGCCATTTATCCGCAGTGGACAACCTTCTGGAGTTTCAACGATGGTCTATATTTAAAACCATCAGTTCTTCTGGCATAGATTTTCTCCTGTAGACAATTGGTTTAGCCCAAAGCAGCTCAGCTTTTCACTGGAGATGGGAGGGTAAAGGGTAGAAGCAGAAGTGCCATTAGATGACATGTTAAAATAATGTGATAGGAAATGAATCTGATGCTTGGAGAATGGGGTCTTCAGTTAACTCGTAACAGATACTTAGTTTATGGctgttctttttcttgctcttagCCTGTCATTTAGATGAGGGAGATTACATCCTAACCCTTCAGCCCATGAAGAAGTACAGAAGGGTGAGGATCCCAACAAGGTCAGCTGGTCAGCTCTTCCTCTTTGTGGATTTGCACATATGACTGAAAAGCTTTTCCATATATGGTTGATATATCTTAGAAACAATGTCTCATGTAACACATCTCCGGGACTGCTCATTCTATTGCTGTAGAAGATAATGACCAAATACGTTTTTGGCTTTTAAATTCCATAAAATTCAAGTCCCTGATGGGAAGACAAAGGTTTCACAAAAGTAAATAATGTGCTGGATCTGTGAATAATTTCTGAAGGAAGACAGTGTAGCTCTGGCTCCCCATGTGAACACAGCTAAAAATGGTATGAAAAGGAGTCTGGAAGTGAGTATGTTTTGAGAGCAATCTGTTAGGTGAGGTTATCGATTTTTAGAAATGATATTGAACACTTAGGGGCATTCTCTGAGACAAGATATTCACTTCAGCAGGGCTCTGTGTTCTCCTCTGGCTATGTGAGACGAGAACTCATATCGATCATGGCTTCGATATCCACACATGTTACACTCGAAAGGGTCACGGAAACCGTGGCAGCCCATGTGAATGGTGAACATCACATAGTCCAGGAAGAGGATGCGGCAGTGGCCACACCGATACACATCCATCACCTCCCCTTCTTTGTTGATCACTTTGATGGAGTCTCTTGGGCAGATTGGGGGGGGCTTGAGGAGTTCATAAGAGCGGGGGGCCTCCTTCAGAAGTGGCATCCCGTTGCGGGCCCGAGGAAGGACCATGTGATTTTGCTGATATATGTGATTCTGGCGTTCTTCATGGTTGCTGTCAGTATCTGTGGAGTCGTGGCCACTATTGTTGGGGGAGAGGCCTCTTTCAGAAGGCACACTCTTCTCTGGAAGGTGGATGCTTTTCTTTTCCAGCTCCTGAGGGGTACCGTTTGGCATCTCAGCCCGGGTGAGGGCTATGGGATACATGCTGCTAATAACTGGAACCATCTCGGAGGTGGGAGCAGGTGGTGTCTGGACCAAGGGGCGCAGGGCTTCAGCACCAAGATAGCTGATGGCATTATTGATGGCTTGGTCCATCATGCGGGTCTGTATGATCTCACTCTCTTTCTCATACATATAGCTCGAATTATAGTTGACGTCAAAGCAGTGGCGCTTCTCACCTGGAACAAGTGACAGAAAAGGTTACAAAGGGAACACTGCCGAGGCAGAgagtatgtaaatattttctagagacTTCAAAAAGGGAGGAAAGTTAAGTTGCCTGCTGGTTCCCCATGGTGCTGAAGTCTCAGGGGATGCTGGTCGGCAGCACCTTGTTTGGATGGTTAAAATAAAGCCAGCAGGCAGAAGGGAGGGGCAGAGATGTGGTTCAGTTGAGGCCATGTGGTAAGGTCGGCCCACTGTGCATGTCAGAGGGGAGCCCTCAAcgaaggagggaaagaagcagGACACTAGGATGGGGCTAGAGGGACAAGGGAGCTACCAGCCTGTGGGAGTCTAGGGCTTCTGCCATAGTTCGTGATCTCTTAAGACACAGTCAACTCCCAACtcttattttgtttgttattttctgcttGCAATATTAGGTAGCCTGGGGGACGGAAATGCTGCAAAGAGTTGGGACACTCAGTGACTCACCTCAGCAGCTTTTTAAATAgctgcagagacagagaaagtagCCCCCCAGACTCCAACTGGCTACTCCCCGGACTCACCAGTCCTAGCTGACTGAAACTGAAGTGAAAGAACTTCAAATGTGGAAATTTATAGAAAAGCTTTTTTGAGAAGAGATCATGGTCTTTGTCCCTTTCCTAAAGTGTGTTTCTCTTCCTGTGCTTGGCAAGTATGTCTCTGATACACACGTGATCATTAGGGCCTATCTCACacttaactgaaaaaatatacttGTGGTCACCCCCTTCTTCTCATGTCAAACTGCTGAGAAGTTTTGAAAACAGTGTTTAGCCACTGTCGGGGCTTGTGGGTGTTGTGTGTTAGAAAACAGAGGCTCTCTGGTCACAGGGAAGTCAGGGATGGGGACTGCAGTGAGGGCAGATGTGCTCagtggtgaggggtggggagaggggagagaaagcTAGGAAGGCGAGCTGAGTGCTGGAGGTGAGGCTGAGGTCACTGCTGATCCTTTCCATTCTGTCAGCTTGGATTCTGGAGAGATTTGCTAAACCATGTCCTTCTGTAATGTTTCCTAGGCATGTTGAGATTCCAAAATTTGTCACTGCCATacagcaatgaaataaaaaagaaaaaaaatgagaaaacaaaaggatTGAAAGGACCAGTTCCTGTTCTGGAGGTATCTCCAACTTAGTGGATGAAAAATAAGACCTATGTATATGGAAGTGGAGAAAAAGTATAAGTTAAAAgttgactgggtgcggtggcttatgcctgtaatcctagcactttgggaggctgaggcaggaggatcacttgagcccaggagtttaagaccagcccaggcaacatagagaaagctcgtctctacaaaaaaaaaaaaatacaaaaattagccgggcacctgtagttccagctactcaggaggctgaggtgggaggatcacctgagcctgggatgcagaggttgcagtgagctgaaatggtgccactgcactccagcttgggtggtagagtgagaccctgtctcaaaaaaaaaaaaaaaaaaaaaaaaagaagaagttgtAAAAGGACTGCTTTGCTCTATGGAGGTCTTTGCTTTTATTCTAAATGCCCACATTTGAGGCATTTAGGCAGGAAAGTAACATGTTCTGTAAAAAGAATAATAAGTGACATATAGGCACTGGCAAGACAATTTGGTATAAACTGTATATTTGGGCATTAAGGGAATGCAGAAACTTCAGAAGTACTTGGGGAAGGGAATGCATTCTTGGAAAATCTAAATTTTGAGAAGGGTCTTGATGAACTGGTAGGATTTAGATTTTCAGAGAAGTGGGAGAGGACATCCTAGTTAAGGGGAGTGCAGGAATGAAGGCAGAGAGGCAGGCCTACATGGAACATGCACAGTAAGAGTCTGATTGAAACTAGATCAAGAAGTATGAAACACAGGATTTCCCAGGCTTCACTCTGCTTTCCTATTTGGCAATATCTACACACCAGTGCGGTATGGTGGTTAAGAAAACAAACTCTGGAGTCAGATGGGCTGGGTTTGATGCTGGCTCCATTGGTCACcggttgtgtgaccttgggcaagtcacttaacctgtCCTCATGTAAAGTGAAGATAATAATTGTATCTCTGTTCTGTGTCCTCACGTAAAGTGAAGCTAATAATTGTATCTCCCTCACAGGGTCGCTGGAAAGCGCTTAGAACAGGTCCTGCCACATGGAAAACACTTGGTAAGTGCttggattttttctttgtttgatttggttcacttttttttctaaaataaatgtggtTTTTAAGGAAACTTTATATCACTAACATAAATGGAAAACCAGAATCACTTATTTTTCGAGTAGAAGgtaactatgaaaaataaagacaatcaaaCAGAgcattggccgggcacagtggctcaaggctgtaatcccagcactttggaaggccggggagggaggaacacctgaggtcgagagttctagaccagcctgaccaacatggtaaaaccctgtctctactaaaaatacaaaattagctgggtgtggtggcacatgcctgtaatcccagctactcaggaggctgaggcaggagaattgcttgaacctgggaggagaaggttatggtgagccgagattgtgcctgggcaacaagagcaaaactccatctcaaaaaaaaaaaaaaaagaaatggagcatTTCATAACATTTTGATCAGATACTACTGTGAGTACTTGGAGACTAAGATCCCATTACCCTTTGTTAAAAACAGAGATTACCAATGGTGAGACTAGTGTTAAAGATAGCTGGTATCAAATTAAGTCTAAATCTTTCTCTTTAGTATAATCTGGGAGACTGAAAGATaactggaaagaaaataattgtccTGCTGTGTGGACCCAGGTTTTTCAATGGCACCGTGTGCCTGCTGGCAATTTGCATCCTACATTTGGGGAAACACTGAAAAAAGATAATGCATGGTAGGACCAAATGATGGGCATTCCAAATGGCTCACTGTAGGGTTTGAATTTGAACAAAGAGCCGAGGCTACCTGCCCTTGAAAAAGACAGGCTTGTGGTTAACATAACAGTAATGTGTAAGGCAgaccagaacagtgagaaattgGAGTCAGAAGAACCAGCTATAGAA
Encoded here:
- the IKZF3 gene encoding zinc finger protein Aiolos isoform X3 yields the protein MEDIQTNVELKSTQEQSVPAESPAVLNDYSLTQSHEMENVDSTEGPVNEDEDIGDDSMKVKDEYSERDENVLKPEPMGNAEEPEIPYSYSREYNEYENIKLERHVVSFDSSRPTSGKMNCDVCGLSCISFNVLMVHKRSHTVEKPYKCEFCGRSYKQRSSLEEHKERCRTFLQSTDPGDTASAEARHIKAEMGSERALVLDRLASNVAKRKSSMPQKFIGEKRHCFDVNYNSSYMYEKESEIIQTRMMDQAINNAISYLGAEALRPLVQTPPAPTSEMVPVISSMYPIALTRAEMPNGTPQELEKKSIHLPEKSVPSERGLSPNNSGHDSTDTDSNHEERQNHIYQQNHMVLPRARNGMPLLKEAPRSYELLKPPPICPRDSIKVINKEGEVMDVYRCGHCRILFLDYVMFTIHMGCHGFRDPFECNMCGYRSHDRYEFSSHIARGEHRALLK
- the IKZF3 gene encoding zinc finger protein Aiolos isoform X5, yielding MGSERALVLDRLASNVAKRKSSMPQKFIGEKRHCFDVNYNSSYMYEKESEIIQTRMMDQAINNAISYLGAEALRPLVQTPPAPTSEMVPVISSMYPIALTRAEMPNGTPQELEKKSIHLPEKSVPSERGLSPNNSGHDSTDTDSNHEERQNHIYQQNHMVLPRARNGMPLLKEAPRSYELLKPPPICPRDSIKVINKEGEVMDVYRCGHCRILFLDYVMFTIHMGCHGFRDPFECNMCGYRSHDRYEFSSHIARGEHRALLK
- the IKZF3 gene encoding zinc finger protein Aiolos isoform X4, whose amino-acid sequence is MENVDSTEGPVNEDEDIGDDSMKVKDEYSERDENVLKPEPMGNAEEPEIPYSYSREYNEYENIKLERHVVSFDSSRPTSGKMNCDVCGLSCISFNVLMVHKRSHTVEKPYKCEFCGRSYKQRSSLEEHKERCRTFLQSTDPGDTASAEARHIKAEMGSERALVLDRLASNVAKRKSSMPQKFIGEKRHCFDVNYNSSYMYEKESEIIQTRMMDQAINNAISYLGAEALRPLVQTPPAPTSEMVPVISSMYPIALTRAEMPNGTPQELEKKSIHLPEKSVPSERGLSPNNSGHDSTDTDSNHEERQNHIYQQNHMVLPRARNGMPLLKEAPRSYELLKPPPICPRDSIKVINKEGEVMDVYRCGHCRILFLDYVMFTIHMGCHGFRDPFECNMCGYRSHDRYEFSSHIARGEHRALLK